Proteins encoded together in one Salvelinus fontinalis isolate EN_2023a chromosome 6, ASM2944872v1, whole genome shotgun sequence window:
- the vwde gene encoding von Willebrand factor D and EGF domain-containing protein: MKRNIVLEHLYFLILLPNTMFCQTVLPPECAPGGHSLLQNPYRSTSFSSRSLQQSALQDFICDHSLIPGWYQFQIFDKPASMPTQCVEVNHCGTQAPVWLSLGEGESLPRPLEVTHLTACATWQFFLSSSKDCCLFRIPVTVRNCGDFYVYLLQPTQGCMGYCAQEMSDSAAVVCGPDEVEVDGACKAKQPPSPAVPVIVAELSGSIVYLKCSFEGHSVNSSLGYVVAWSRLSPQGIKEELKQETTVQTVAFIELDGINLRLGDKIYCSCSSFFLDSPDIQGTPAESEEFFAGIRLRPEVTTVSEDGKDYELTVESTIPVPCPDSASSSTKEQCTLSLHLSTSNQGDDLLGPDVVLSSCRVDLSQSLGCRNGVCSQALVHLSAVTDFLRDGDRTTQIFVKPIVTSNFLWSGYTPQSVQITVTDVPSAYCYSFTDPHIITFDGRQYDNYQIGTFVLYKSTRQPFEVHVRQWECGSVVHGASCMCGFVARDGSDVIAFDMCNGELGHTRPHLSVKNRDVGKSGIRITESYQGRKVTMTFSSGAFVRADVSDWGMSLTLRAPSSDWSQTQGLCGTYDGQTHNDLHTAGGAVLDNEDVAAFISEWKLPPGGSLFDTVPSYQSTSNPRRYCNCEEESRPTSPRTRSQPIPGSDSSCSHHVNVRLHSIIPTLDVTAEYINSVELFKGHHDHLSGNSKEHGRAEDTAAQPVERGSTLTGSSHGANNQRSRGRRQSYQFLPDTPYQSLSQSDLEGFTYFFPEDHELTARPESSPPPTWPTLSGLTQLQARVQCQRAVANSSVALGCGQLLGPAIVSQAVAMCVSDLQLKDDQAWVGATLPLLENECERRLVEERGREEEHQDMLSFLKCPNLCNGNGQCSEWGCVCFPGFGSYDCSVISDQTPEITELENEGLCDVRQSDCSTVQVFGQGFKDSYELKCEFLKEKFVDGEWTLDEPQFTLATFLDVSVLECQLPLEYRQAIAGLDLDTATDRPLARWQIKVSNDGYGYSNAKILTLFDGACQICTLNADVLCTSREKTCNIDSVCYGEGDLNPSSPCLICRPDSSKYTWSIAEKNEPPVFQSVQGHLQTFQGENFVYQLQAQDPEGSVVLFTLESGPSDASLSPTGLLIWKATDTAAASSKQTFQFTIKDDCSAETLASVQVSLRPCDCLNGASCVTNINLPSSSGEYLCVCPAGFTGDRCEVDIDDCKPNPCRLVKCIDGPNSFSCICPPGMTGHTCREDVDECAAEPCFPGVGCKNTLGSFTCDSCPEGYTGDGKSCIKSEPSSGKGDDYEPIHRVTVPVPAVPTGGHQGSGTVKPSSQAPCSRQPCYPGVQCFESKHVSVGYICGPCPPGLHGNGHTCSRSTTTGHRPVTTNREDGRPQVTEDSSREINGTTSSSSSSTSSSQNRRKTEGPSLGSKRVPSVERKTSISPQDQTITRVPTPSNHNRGQSSKVDLTPDLSHGVRWGSSSPIVTCADSPCFSGVPCEPTVSGFFKCGRCPYGYTGDGVTCKAVCRYPCGRNMECSLPNTCTCKEGYTGYNCHIAVCRPDCKNQGKCVNPDVCVCPMGYSGPTCEEANCEPSCQHGGTCLVRNLCTCPYGYVGPRCEIMVCNRHCENGGECISPDVCKCKSGWYGPTCNSAVCNPVCLNGGTCIKPHICACPSGFYGSQCQIAVCSHPCKNGGQCMRNNVCSCPGGYTGKRCQKSVCDPMCMNKGKCVGPNSCSCASGWRGKRCNIPVCLQKCKNGGECVGPNTCHCSTGWEGLQCQSAICKQRCLNGGRCVLPNFCHCRNGYTGVTCGLKAALA; this comes from the exons ATGAAACGTAACATAGTTTTGGAGCATTTGTATTTCCTCATTTTACTCCCTAATACAATGTTTTGTCAAACAG TGCTGCCCCCAGAATGTGCTCCGGGGGGTCACTCTCTGCTCCAGAACCCATACCGCAGCACCAGTTTCAGCTCCCGCAGCCTGCAGCAGTCAGCCCTCCAGGACTTCATCTGTGACCATTCCCTCATACCAGGCTGGTACCAGTTCCAGATCTTTGACAAGCCTGCCAGCATGCCCACACAATGTGTGGAG GTGAACCACTGTGGGACCCAGGCCCCAGTCTGGCTGTCTCTGGGGGAGGGCGAGAGCCTTCCGCGGCCCCTGGAGGTGACGCATCTGACGGCCTGTGCCACCTGGCAGTTCTTCCTCAGCAGCAGTAAGGACTGCTGCCTGTTCCGCATCCCTGTCACCGTGCGCAACTGTGGAGACTTCTACGTCTACCTGCTCCAGCCCACCCAGGGTTGCATGGGCTACTGCGCACAGG AGATGTCAGACTCTGCGGCGGTGGTGTGTGGTCCTGACGAGGTGGAGGTTGATGGAGCGTGTAAAG CCAAACAGCCTCCTTCTCCAGCAGTACCTGTGATAGTAGCAGAGCTCTCTGGGAGCATCGTCTACCTGAAGTGCAGCTTCGAGGGCCATAGCGTGAACAGCTCCCTAGGCTATGTGGTTGCCTGGTCTCGCCTCTCCCCCCAAGGCATCAAAGAAGAACTGAAACAAGAGACTACTGTCCAAACCGTTGCCTTCATCGAGCTGGACGGGATCAACCTCCGACTGGGGGACAAG ATTTACTGCAGTTGCTCCAGTTTTTTTCTGGACTCGCCGGACATCCAGGGAACCCCAGCGGAGAGCGAAGAGTTCTTCGCCGGGATCAGG TTGAGACCAGAGGTGACTACTGTGTCTGAGGATGGGAAAGACTATGAGTTGACTGTGGAGAGTACCATCCCTGTCCCCTGCCCTGACAgtgcctcctcctccaccaaagaGCAGTGTACTCTCTCCTTACACCTGAGTACAAGCAATCAAG GAGACGATCTGCTGGGTCCAGACGTGGTGTTGTCGTCGTGCCGGGTGGATCTCTCCCAGAGCCTGGGGTGTCGTAACGGGGTGTGTAGCCAGGCCCTGGTTCACCTCAGCGCGGTCACAGACTTCCTCAGGGACGGGGACAGGACAACGCAGATCTTTGTCAAACCCATCGTCACATCCAACTTCCTCTGGAGCGGCTACACACCACAGAGTGTGCAG ATCACAGTGACAGATGTTCCCTCTGCATACTGCTACTCTTTCACTGATCCTCACATCATCACGTTTGATGGCAG GCAGTATGACAACTATCAGATCGGGACGTTTGTGTTGTACAAGAGCACAAGGCAGCCTTTCGAGGTCCATGTGCGCCAGTGGGAGTGTGGGAGCGTTGTCCACGGCGCCTCGTGCATGTGCGGCTTCGTGGCGAGAGACGGCAGTGACGTCATAGCCTTCGACATGTGCAACGGAGAGCTGGGGCACACCAGGCCGCACCTGTCGGTGAAGAACAGGGACGTGGGCAAGAGCGGCATCCGCATCACTGAGTCTTACCAAGGACGCAAAGTCACA ATGACCTTCTCGTCTGGGGCGTTTGTGCGTGCCGATGTGTCTGACTGGGGCATGAGTCTGACCCTGAGGGCCCCCAGCTCCGACTGGAGCCAAACCCAGGGCCTGTGTGGGACGTATGACGGACAGACCCACAATGACCTCCACACAGCAGGGGGCGCAGTGCTGGACAACGAAGACGTAGCAGCCTTCATCTCTGAATGGAA ACTCCCTCCTGGTGGCAGCTTGTTTGACACCGTTCCATCCTATCAGAGCACCTCAAACCCTCGCAGGTACTGTAACTGTGAAGAGGAGTCCCGCCCCACGTCCCCGCGAACCAGGTCTCAGCCAATCCCTGGCTCCGACTCCTCCTGTTCTCACCACGTCAACGTGAGACTCCACAGTATCATCCCCACTCTGGATGTCACTGCCGAATACATCAACTCAGTAGAGCTGTTCAAAGGCCACCACGACCACCTCTCAGGAAACTCCAAAGAGCATGGCCGGGCCGAGGACACCGCCGCCCAGCCTGTAGAGAGAGGCTCTACTCTAACAGGCTCCAGCCATGGAGCCAACAACCAGAGGAGCCGTGGAAGGCGCCAGTCCTACCAGTTCCTCCCCGACACGCCCTACCAGAGCCTGAGCCAGTCCGACCTGGAGGGCTTCACCTACTTCTTCCCAGAGGACCACGAGCTGACGGCCCGGCCCGAGTCCTCCCCTCCCCCCACCTGGCCCACCCTGTCTGGGCTGACACAGCTCCAGGCCAGGGTTCAGTGCCAGCGGGCCGTGGCTAACTCCAGCGTGGCTCTGGGCTGCGGCCAGCTCTTAGGCCCGGCCATAGTGAGCCAGGCGGTGGCTATGTGCGTCAGCGACCTCCAGCTAAAGGACGACCAGGCCTGGGTGGGCGCCACTCTGCCTCTGCTTGAGAACGAGTGTGAGAGGAGGctagtggaggagagggggagagaggaagagcacCAGGATATGCTTTCCTTCCTCAAGTGTCCTAATCTATGCAATGGGAATGGGCAGTGCTCCGAGTGGGGGTGTGTGTGCTTCCCCGGGTTCGGCTCCTACGACTGCAGCGTTatctctg ACCAGACTCCAGAGATCACAGAGCTGGAGAACGAGGGACTGTGTGATGTCAGGCAGAGTGACTGCTCCACTGTACAGGTCTTTGGACAAGGCTTCAAAGACTCCTATGAACTCAAGTGTGAATTTTTGAAGGAAAAG TTTGTGGATGGTGAGTGGACCCTGGACGAACCTCAATTTACCCTGGCTACCTTCCTGGATGTGTCAGTTTTGGAGTGTCAGCTCCCCCTGGAGTACAGACAAGCCATTGCAGGCCTGGACCTGGATACGGCCACCGACAGACCCCTCGCTCGCTGGCAGATCAAA GTGTCCAACGACGGCTACGGCTACAGCAACGCCAAGATCCTGACCCTGTTCGATGGAGCCTGTCAGATCTGCACACTCAATGCTGACGTTCTCTGTACCTCCAGG GAGAAAACATGCAACATTGACAGTGTGTGTTATGGAGAGGGAGACCTCAATCCCAGCAGCCCTTGCCTGATATGCCGACCAGACTCCTCCAAATACACATGGTCCATCGCTGAGA AGAATGAGCCACCAGTGTTTCAGTCAGTCCAGGGGCATCTGCAGACGTTCCAGGGAGAGAACTTTGTGTACCAGCTGCAGGCTCAGGACCCAGAAGGCTCTGTGGTGCTGTTCACTCTGGAGTCAGGCCCCAGTGacgcctccctctcccccactggCCTGCTCATCTGGAAGGCTACTGACACTGCTGCCGCCTCCTCCAAGCAGACGTTTCAGTTCACCATCAAAGACGATTGTAGTGCTGAGACGCTTGCCTCTGTACAG gtctCTCTGCGGCCCTGTGACTGTCTGAACGGAGCTTCCTGTGTTACAAACATCAACCTCCCCTCTAGCAGCGGGGAGTACCTATGTGTCTGTCCCGCTGGCTTCACAGGGGACCGGTGTGAGGTGGACATAGACGACTGTAAACCCAACCCCTGCCGTCTGGTCAAGTGTATAGACGGACCCAACTCTTTCTCCTGCATCTGTCCCCCCGGAATGACAG GTCATACCTGTAGAGAGGATGTGGATGAATGTGCCGCAGAGCCGTGCTTCCCTGGGGTGGGCTGCAAAAACACACTGGGCTCATTCACCTGTGACTCCTGTCCAGAGGGTTACACTGGGGACGGGAAGAGCTGCA ttaaATCGGAGCCGTCCAGTGGTAAGGGTGATGACTATGAGCCTATTCATAGAGTGACCGTGCCTGTACCCGCTGTACCCACAGGAGGGCACCAGGGTTCTGGCACGGTTAAACCATCAAGCCAGGCCCCCTGCTCCAGACAACCATGCTACCCAGGGGTGCAGTGCTTCGAGAGCAAACACGTGTCAGTAGGGTACATCTGTGGACCCTGTCCACCTGGGCTCCATGGCAACGGACACACCTGTAGTAGAAGCACCACAACAG GACATAGGCCAGTTACCACCAACAGAGAAGATGGACGTCCCCAAGTGACGGAAGACTCCAGTAGGGAAATCAAtggcaccacctcctcctcttcttcctctacctcctcctcccagAACAGGAGAAAAACTGAGGGGCCTTCATTGGGTAGCAAGAGAGTCCCCTCCGTGGAGAGAAAGACATCTATTAGCCCCCAGGATCAAACTATCACCAGAGTCCCCACCCCATCCAATCACAACCGAGGTCAGAGCAGCAAGGTGGACCTGACTCCTGACCTCAGCCACGGGGTCAGGTGGGGGTCATCATCTCCCATAGTGACCTGTGCGGACTCGCCCTGCTTCTCCGGTGTGCCCTGCGAGCCCACTGTCTCAGGCTTCTTCAAGTGTGGCCGCTGCCCGTATGGTTACACTGGAGATGGGGTCACCTGCAAAG CTGTGTGCCGGTATCCATGTGGAAGGAATATGGAGTGCTCTCTACCCAATACCTGCACTTGTAAAGAAGGCTATACCGGATATAACTGCCACATAG CTGTCTGCCGACCGGACTGCAAGAACCAGGGGAAGTGTGTCAACccagatgtgtgtgtctgtcccatGGGCTACAGCGGGCCAACATGTGAGGAAG CTAACTGTGAGCCATCTTGCCAGCATGGAGGAACATGTCTGGTCAGGAATCTCTGCACCTGTCCTTACGGTTACGTGGGACCAAGATGTGAAATCA TGGTGTGCAACAGGCACTGTGAAAACGGAGGGGAGTGTATTTCTCCCGATGTGTGTAAGTGCAAGTCTGGCTGGTACGGACCAACATGTAACTCAG CTGTCTGCAATCCAGTGTGTTTGAATGGTGGGACTTGTATCAAACCCCACATCTGCGCCTGTCCCAGTGGCTTCTATGGCTCCCAATGTCAGATTG CTGTGTGCAGTCATCCCTGTAAGAACGGAGGTCAGTGTATGAGGAACAACGTGTGCTCCTGCCCCGGGGGCTACACAGGGAAGCGGTGTCAGAAGA GTGTGTGCGACCCCATGTGCATGAACAAGGGGAAGTGTGTGGGGCCCAACTCCTGCTCCTGTGCTTCAGGGTGGAGGGGAAAGAGGTGTAACATTC CCGTGTGCCTGCAGAAGTGTAAGAACGGTGGTGAGTGTGTGGGACCCAACACCTGCCACTGTTCCACAGGATGGGAAGGCCTACAGTGTCAGTCTG CCATCTGTAAGCAGAGATGCCTCAATGGGGGAAGGTGTGTCCTGCCCAACTTCTGCCACTGCCGCAACGGGTACACTGGTGTCACCTGTGGGTTAAAG GCCGCTCTTGCATAA